The following coding sequences lie in one Hydrogenophaga sp. PBL-H3 genomic window:
- a CDS encoding NAD(P)-dependent oxidoreductase — translation MTVALIGAGNMGGALVERLCEAQWAVTVCDIDPLRQWQALAAGASLADTPLAAVAQLGNEGALLLVVVDADQCREVLWGDQGASVGLRPGHTVVLCPTIAPEDTISIAERLALQGIACIDAPMSGGPQRARDGRMSLMVAAPAAVLERHADLLAALSLNVMRISERVGDGARTKLVNNLLAGINLVGAAEVLALAGRMGLDLSTTLDVIERSSGQSWIGSDRMRRAIANDLVPRAHVTLLEKDTRLAVAAARSSGFEGPLGASAAGVFKAASEAGMADLDDAALLSFLRQTAPRP, via the coding sequence ATGACGGTCGCCCTCATTGGTGCCGGCAACATGGGCGGCGCGCTGGTTGAGCGGTTGTGTGAGGCCCAATGGGCCGTGACCGTGTGTGACATCGACCCGCTTCGCCAGTGGCAGGCCCTGGCCGCCGGTGCCAGCCTGGCCGACACCCCGTTGGCCGCCGTGGCCCAGCTCGGCAACGAGGGCGCCCTGCTGCTCGTGGTGGTGGATGCCGACCAATGCCGCGAGGTGCTGTGGGGCGATCAGGGCGCATCCGTCGGATTGCGGCCCGGGCACACCGTGGTGCTGTGCCCCACCATCGCACCCGAAGACACCATCTCCATCGCCGAGCGGCTGGCACTGCAGGGGATTGCCTGCATCGACGCGCCCATGTCGGGCGGCCCGCAGCGCGCGCGCGACGGCCGCATGAGCCTGATGGTGGCCGCGCCAGCGGCGGTGCTGGAGCGCCATGCCGACCTGCTGGCCGCCCTGTCGCTCAACGTGATGCGCATCAGCGAACGCGTGGGTGACGGCGCGCGCACCAAGCTGGTCAACAACCTGCTCGCCGGCATCAACCTGGTGGGTGCGGCCGAGGTGCTGGCGCTGGCCGGGCGCATGGGGCTGGACCTCAGCACCACGCTGGACGTGATCGAACGTTCCAGCGGGCAGAGCTGGATCGGCTCGGACCGCATGCGCCGCGCCATCGCCAACGATCTGGTGCCGCGCGCCCATGTGACCCTGCTGGAAAAAGACACGCGGCTGGCGGTGGCGGCTGCGCGCAGCTCGGGGTTTGAAGGCCCGCTGGGCGCGAGTGCGGCCGGTGTGTTCAAAGCGGCCAGTGAGGCGGGCATGGCCGATCTGGACGACGCCGCGCTGCTCTCGTTCCTGCGCCAGACCGCGCCAAGACCCTGA
- the tldD gene encoding metalloprotease TldD, with amino-acid sequence MISREPTLARLATAQSLLLEPFGLTPAHLQRALGEIMSHGVDDADLYFQTTRSEGWSLEEGIVKTGSFSIDQGVGVRAVSGEKTAFAYSDDLSWDSLLDAAHTVRSISGQGQSKKVKTPAAKVAKSRSLYGGVDPIGTLDSTAKVALLEKVEKMAKAKDPRVVQVMAGLAAEHDVVLVARADGTLAADVRPLIRLSVTVIAEQAGRREVGSSGGGGRFGLAYFDDTMVQTYVDEAVSSALTNLDARPAPAGEMVVVLGSGWPGILLHEAVGHGLEGDFNRKGSSAFAGRIGQRVAAKGVTVLDDGTIADRRGSLNVDDEGHTSQKNVLIEDGILRGYIQDSMNARLMGVKPTGNGRRESYAHVPMPRMTNTYMLGGDKAPEEIVASIKKGLYATNFGGGQVDITSGKFVFSASQAYWVENGQIQYPVKGATLVGNGPDSLTRVSMIGNDMKLDSGVGTCGKEGQSVPVGVGQPTLRIDGLTVGGTA; translated from the coding sequence ATGATTTCACGCGAACCCACCCTGGCCCGTCTGGCCACCGCCCAAAGCCTGCTCCTCGAACCGTTTGGCCTGACGCCCGCGCACTTGCAGCGCGCGCTCGGCGAGATCATGTCGCACGGCGTGGACGATGCCGACCTGTATTTCCAGACCACGCGCAGCGAGGGCTGGAGCCTGGAAGAGGGCATCGTCAAGACCGGCAGCTTCAGCATCGACCAGGGCGTGGGCGTGCGCGCGGTCAGCGGGGAAAAGACCGCTTTCGCGTACTCCGACGACCTCTCCTGGGACTCGCTGCTGGACGCAGCGCACACCGTGCGCAGCATCTCCGGCCAGGGCCAGTCGAAGAAGGTGAAGACGCCAGCGGCCAAGGTCGCCAAGTCGCGCTCGCTTTATGGCGGCGTGGACCCGATCGGCACGCTCGACAGCACGGCCAAGGTGGCGCTGCTGGAGAAGGTTGAAAAAATGGCCAAGGCCAAGGACCCGCGCGTGGTGCAGGTGATGGCCGGTCTGGCTGCCGAGCACGACGTGGTGCTGGTGGCGCGCGCCGACGGCACGCTGGCCGCCGACGTGCGCCCCCTGATCCGCCTGTCGGTCACCGTGATCGCCGAGCAGGCCGGCCGCCGCGAGGTGGGCTCATCCGGCGGCGGTGGCCGTTTTGGTCTCGCCTACTTTGACGACACGATGGTGCAGACCTACGTGGACGAAGCCGTGTCGTCCGCGTTGACCAACCTCGACGCCCGGCCCGCGCCGGCCGGCGAGATGGTGGTGGTGCTGGGCTCGGGCTGGCCGGGCATCCTGCTGCACGAAGCCGTGGGCCACGGCCTGGAAGGCGACTTCAACCGCAAGGGCTCCAGCGCCTTTGCCGGGCGCATCGGGCAGCGCGTGGCGGCCAAGGGCGTGACCGTGCTGGATGACGGCACCATCGCCGACCGCCGCGGTTCGCTCAACGTGGACGACGAAGGCCACACTTCGCAGAAAAACGTGCTGATCGAAGACGGCATCCTGCGTGGCTACATCCAGGACTCGATGAACGCGCGCCTGATGGGTGTGAAGCCCACCGGCAACGGCCGACGCGAGAGCTATGCCCACGTGCCCATGCCCCGCATGACCAACACCTACATGCTGGGCGGCGACAAGGCGCCCGAGGAAATCGTGGCCAGCATCAAGAAAGGCCTGTACGCCACCAACTTTGGCGGTGGTCAGGTCGACATCACCTCTGGCAAGTTCGTGTTTTCCGCGAGCCAGGCCTACTGGGTGGAAAACGGCCAGATCCAGTATCCGGTGAAGGGCGCCACGCTGGTGGGCAACGGCCCCGATTCCCTCACCCGCGTGAGCATGATCGGCAACGACATGAAGCTCGACAGCGGTGTGGGCACCTGCGGCAAGGAAGGCCAGAGCGTGCCGGTGGGTGTGGGTCAGCCCACGCTGCGCATCGACGGACTCACGGTCGGCGGTACCGCCTAA
- a CDS encoding cryptochrome/photolyase family protein gives MNTYDKGLMWFRRDLRAEDNAALYHALKVCRQVWCVFVFDTDILDALPRADRRVEFIRESLVELDAALRALGRDNGADGVGLIVMHGPAAKAVPALAQQLAVQAVFANHDDEPAALARDAQVFGDLAHAGILLHSHKDHVIFERREVLTQMGNAFGVFTPYKNAWLKALTPFHLKAYPVAQYARTLAPVPPAWAKPVPTLADIGFEPTNLSQLPLPTGMSGAHRLFEDFVERIDRYDDTRNFPAVKGPSYLSVHLRFGTISIRHLASVAYQMHLQGMVGASTWLSELIWRDFYHQVLANFPHVVDKAFKPEYDHIKFEHGKHGKELFAAWCEGRTGYPLVDAAMHQINQTGYMHNRLRMVVASFLVKDLGIHWQWGERYFAEKLIDFDLAANNGGWQWASSSGCDAQPYFRIFNPVSQSEKFDPQAKFIRRYLPELAGLPDAAIHAPWLAREMELLSAGVELGKTYPRPVVDHAVARDQTLLRYAVVKKPGKIPASGAAAAD, from the coding sequence ATGAACACCTACGACAAAGGCCTGATGTGGTTCCGCCGCGATCTGCGCGCCGAGGACAATGCCGCGCTGTACCACGCGCTCAAGGTCTGCCGTCAGGTCTGGTGCGTGTTCGTGTTCGACACCGACATCCTCGACGCCCTGCCCCGGGCAGACCGGCGCGTGGAGTTCATCCGCGAATCGCTGGTGGAGCTCGACGCTGCCTTGCGCGCGCTGGGACGCGACAACGGTGCCGACGGTGTGGGCCTGATCGTGATGCACGGCCCGGCGGCCAAGGCGGTGCCGGCGCTGGCGCAGCAGCTCGCGGTGCAGGCGGTGTTTGCCAACCACGACGACGAGCCCGCCGCGCTGGCGCGTGATGCCCAGGTGTTCGGCGACCTGGCGCACGCCGGCATCTTGCTGCACAGCCACAAGGACCATGTGATCTTCGAGCGGCGCGAGGTGCTCACCCAAATGGGCAACGCGTTCGGTGTGTTCACGCCCTACAAGAACGCCTGGCTCAAGGCGCTCACGCCTTTCCACCTCAAGGCCTACCCGGTGGCGCAGTACGCGCGCACGCTGGCGCCTGTGCCGCCTGCATGGGCCAAACCGGTGCCCACGCTGGCCGACATCGGCTTCGAGCCCACCAACCTGTCGCAACTGCCGCTGCCCACGGGCATGAGCGGCGCGCACCGCCTGTTTGAAGATTTTGTGGAGCGCATCGACCGCTACGACGACACGCGCAACTTCCCCGCCGTGAAAGGCCCGAGCTACCTCAGCGTGCACCTGCGCTTCGGCACCATCTCCATCCGCCACCTGGCTTCGGTGGCGTACCAGATGCACCTGCAGGGCATGGTGGGCGCGAGCACCTGGCTGTCAGAGCTGATCTGGCGCGACTTCTACCACCAGGTGCTGGCCAACTTCCCGCACGTGGTGGACAAGGCCTTCAAGCCCGAGTACGACCACATCAAGTTTGAGCACGGCAAACACGGCAAGGAGCTGTTTGCCGCCTGGTGCGAGGGCCGAACCGGCTACCCGCTGGTGGACGCGGCCATGCACCAGATCAACCAGACCGGCTACATGCACAACCGCCTGCGCATGGTGGTGGCGAGTTTTCTGGTGAAAGACCTCGGTATCCATTGGCAGTGGGGCGAGCGCTACTTTGCCGAGAAGCTGATCGACTTTGACCTGGCCGCCAACAACGGCGGCTGGCAATGGGCCAGTTCCAGCGGCTGCGATGCCCAGCCCTACTTCCGCATCTTCAACCCGGTGAGCCAGAGCGAGAAGTTCGACCCGCAGGCCAAGTTCATCCGGCGCTACCTGCCCGAACTCGCGGGCCTGCCGGATGCGGCAATTCATGCGCCGTGGCTCGCACGCGAGATGGAGTTGTTGAGCGCCGGGGTGGAATTGGGCAAGACCTACCCGCGCCCGGTGGTGGACCACGCGGTGGCGCGGGATCAAACCCTGCTGCGCTACGCAGTCGTGAAAAAGCCGGGAAAGATCCCGGCTTCTGGTGCTGCGGCGGCAGATTAG
- a CDS encoding YqgE/AlgH family protein, with translation MPADFAPINLTNHFLIAMPGLSDELFGRSVVFMCEHSERGALGLVINKPSDILLPRLFEKVDLPMGRDDLALQPVFQGGPVQTERGFVLHEAVSGEGESVYASTLSIPGGLEMTTSKDVLEAMASGAGPRRVFVSLGYASWGQGQLESEITENSWLTVEADPSLIFDAPVAERYERAMALLGLQPWMLSPDAGHA, from the coding sequence ATGCCCGCTGATTTTGCCCCCATCAACCTCACCAATCATTTCCTGATTGCGATGCCCGGCCTCAGCGATGAGCTATTTGGCCGCAGCGTGGTGTTCATGTGCGAGCACAGCGAGCGCGGGGCGCTCGGCCTGGTGATCAACAAGCCCAGCGACATCCTGCTGCCCCGCCTGTTCGAGAAAGTCGACCTGCCCATGGGGCGCGACGATTTGGCGCTGCAGCCAGTGTTCCAGGGCGGTCCGGTGCAGACCGAACGCGGCTTCGTGCTGCACGAGGCGGTGTCGGGCGAGGGTGAGTCGGTCTACGCGTCCACCCTGTCCATTCCAGGCGGTCTGGAGATGACCACCTCGAAAGACGTGCTGGAGGCCATGGCCTCGGGCGCTGGTCCGCGCCGGGTGTTCGTCTCGCTCGGTTATGCCTCGTGGGGTCAGGGCCAGCTGGAGTCGGAAATTACCGAGAACAGCTGGCTGACCGTGGAGGCCGATCCTTCGCTGATCTTTGACGCGCCGGTGGCCGAGCGCTACGAGCGCGCCATGGCCTTGCTTGGCCTGCAGCCCTGGATGCTCTCACCCGATGCGGGGCATGCATGA
- the ruvX gene encoding Holliday junction resolvase RuvX, producing the protein MSELATAVPAECQMFLAFDFGLKRTGVATGNRITRSATPQATINAEGDARFPLIAQRLKEWQPDALVVGVPYHPDGAAHENTARALKFARQLRGRHGLPVYEVDERYSTTEAHSLGAKDADAASACIILEQFLRSLP; encoded by the coding sequence ATGAGCGAGCTGGCCACAGCCGTGCCGGCTGAATGCCAGATGTTTCTTGCTTTCGACTTCGGACTTAAACGCACCGGGGTGGCCACGGGCAACCGCATCACCCGCAGCGCCACGCCGCAGGCCACCATCAACGCCGAAGGCGATGCGCGCTTTCCCTTGATCGCGCAACGCCTCAAGGAGTGGCAGCCCGATGCCCTGGTGGTCGGCGTGCCGTATCACCCCGATGGCGCAGCGCACGAGAACACCGCGCGCGCCCTGAAATTTGCCCGCCAGCTGCGTGGCCGCCACGGCTTGCCGGTGTATGAGGTGGACGAGCGATACAGCACCACCGAAGCCCACAGCCTGGGCGCCAAAGACGCCGACGCCGCGTCGGCCTGCATCATCCTGGAACAATTCTTGAGGAGCCTGCCTTGA
- the pyrR gene encoding bifunctional pyr operon transcriptional regulator/uracil phosphoribosyltransferase PyrR has protein sequence MTESLPLNAEALYAELLPAVKGLIDASPAPVVLAGITSGGAWLAERLQRDLGLPGNAGVISSSMHRDDFAQRGLASSAQTALPFDVNGAHVVLVDDVLYTGRTLRAVINELFDYGRPASVRLAVLVDRGGRELPIEPTVCAARAEVPADRSLELARDDAGRLSFVLEPKKA, from the coding sequence TTGACCGAGTCTTTGCCTCTGAATGCAGAGGCGCTCTATGCCGAACTCCTGCCCGCGGTGAAGGGTTTGATCGACGCTTCGCCTGCGCCGGTGGTGCTCGCCGGCATCACCTCCGGCGGCGCCTGGCTCGCCGAGCGCCTGCAGCGCGACCTGGGACTGCCGGGCAACGCGGGCGTGATCTCGTCCAGCATGCACCGCGACGACTTCGCGCAGCGCGGCCTGGCATCGAGCGCGCAGACCGCGCTGCCCTTCGACGTGAACGGCGCGCACGTGGTGCTCGTTGACGACGTGCTCTACACCGGGCGCACACTGCGCGCCGTGATCAACGAACTGTTCGACTACGGCCGCCCGGCCAGCGTTCGGCTGGCGGTGCTGGTGGACCGGGGAGGGCGCGAACTGCCGATCGAACCCACCGTGTGCGCCGCCCGCGCAGAGGTGCCCGCGGACCGCTCGCTCGAACTCGCGCGCGACGATGCCGGCCGCCTGAGCTTCGTGCTTGAACCCAAGAAAGCCTGA
- a CDS encoding aspartate carbamoyltransferase catalytic subunit translates to MTVQRNPQLNKNGELIHLLSTEGLSRDILTQILDTAANFVSVSNREVKKVPLLRGKSVFNLFFENSTRTRTTFEIAATRLSADVINLDIARSSTAKGESLLDTIANLSAMAADIFVVRHSESGAPYLIAQHVAPHVHVINAGDGRHAHPTQGLLDMYTIRHYKQDFTRLSVAIVGDVLHSRVARSDIHALTTLGCPDVRVVGPRTLVPSDLSQMGVRVCHTLEEGIKDCDVVITLRLQNERMSGALLPSSQEYFKSFGLTPERLRWAKPDAIVMHPGPINRGVEIDSAVVDGPQSVILPQVTYGIAVRMAVMSIVAGNEA, encoded by the coding sequence CTGACCGTGCAACGCAATCCCCAGCTCAACAAGAACGGTGAACTCATTCACCTGCTCTCCACCGAGGGTCTTTCGCGCGACATCCTCACGCAGATACTGGACACCGCGGCCAACTTCGTGAGCGTGAGCAACCGCGAGGTGAAGAAGGTGCCGCTGCTGCGTGGAAAAAGCGTGTTCAACCTGTTCTTCGAGAACAGCACGCGCACGCGCACCACCTTCGAGATCGCGGCCACGCGCCTCTCTGCCGACGTGATCAACCTGGACATCGCGCGCAGCTCCACCGCCAAGGGCGAGTCGCTGCTCGACACCATCGCCAACCTCAGCGCCATGGCGGCCGACATCTTCGTCGTGCGCCACAGCGAGTCGGGTGCGCCGTATCTGATTGCGCAGCACGTGGCGCCGCATGTGCATGTGATCAACGCCGGCGACGGACGCCACGCGCACCCCACGCAGGGGCTGCTCGACATGTACACCATCCGCCACTACAAGCAGGACTTCACCAGGCTCTCCGTGGCGATCGTGGGCGACGTGCTGCATTCGCGCGTGGCGCGTTCCGACATCCACGCCCTCACCACGCTGGGCTGCCCCGACGTGCGCGTGGTTGGCCCGCGCACCCTGGTGCCGAGCGACCTCTCGCAGATGGGCGTGCGCGTGTGCCACACGCTGGAAGAAGGCATCAAGGACTGCGACGTGGTGATCACGCTGCGCCTGCAGAACGAACGCATGAGCGGCGCGCTGCTGCCCTCCAGCCAGGAATATTTCAAGAGCTTCGGTCTCACACCCGAGCGCCTGCGGTGGGCCAAGCCCGATGCGATCGTGATGCACCCAGGCCCGATCAACCGCGGTGTGGAGATCGACTCGGCGGTGGTGGACGGGCCTCAGAGCGTGATCCTGCCGCAGGTCACTTATGGCATTGCGGTGCGCATGGCCGTGATGTCCATCGTTGCAGGGAATGAAGCTTGA
- a CDS encoding dihydroorotase, translated as MKILIQNGRVMDPATGRDEIADVAIAAGRIIAIGSVAPDFHANRKLDATGCVVAPGLVDLAVRLREPGQEHAGMLESEMAAAVAGGVTSLVCPPDTDPVLDEPGLVDMLKFRAEKLHLARVFPLGALTRGLQGEVLTEMAELTESGCIGFGQAEVPIVNVQVLQRALQYAATFGYTVWLRPQDFWLGKGVAASGPLATRLGLAGIPAAAETIALHTLFELMRATQGKTPGSANARVHLCRISSAAGLALVRQAKAEGLPVTCDVSVHNLHLTDIDIGYYDSRLRLQPPVRQQRDRDALRAGLADGAIDALVSDHNPVDSDAKTLPFAEAEPGATAVELLLGLACTWAQQDGLGLMQALTVLTSGPQSVLGASLGTLQASVGRIAVGGVADLCIFDPNASWTVQADALRSQGKHTPFGGHELPVSVRATLVGGQVAHQALDAVA; from the coding sequence ATGAAGATCCTGATCCAGAACGGCCGCGTCATGGACCCGGCCACCGGCCGCGACGAGATCGCCGACGTGGCCATTGCCGCCGGCCGCATCATCGCCATCGGCAGCGTGGCGCCCGATTTCCACGCCAACCGCAAGTTAGATGCCACCGGCTGCGTGGTGGCACCCGGCCTGGTCGATCTGGCCGTTCGCCTGCGCGAACCCGGCCAGGAACACGCCGGCATGCTGGAGAGCGAAATGGCCGCCGCCGTGGCCGGTGGTGTGACCTCGCTGGTCTGCCCGCCCGACACCGACCCCGTGCTCGACGAACCCGGTCTGGTGGACATGCTCAAGTTCCGCGCCGAGAAGCTGCACCTGGCGCGTGTGTTTCCGCTGGGTGCGCTCACGCGCGGCCTGCAGGGCGAGGTGCTCACCGAGATGGCCGAGCTCACCGAGTCCGGCTGCATCGGCTTCGGCCAGGCCGAGGTGCCCATCGTCAACGTGCAGGTGCTGCAGCGTGCGTTGCAATACGCCGCCACCTTCGGCTACACCGTGTGGCTGCGTCCGCAAGATTTCTGGCTGGGCAAGGGCGTGGCCGCCAGCGGTCCGCTGGCCACGCGCCTGGGCCTCGCCGGCATTCCGGCGGCGGCCGAAACCATCGCGCTGCACACGCTGTTTGAACTCATGCGCGCCACGCAGGGCAAGACGCCCGGCAGCGCCAATGCGCGCGTGCACCTGTGCCGCATCAGCAGCGCCGCCGGGCTGGCGCTGGTGCGCCAGGCCAAGGCCGAGGGCCTGCCCGTCACTTGCGACGTGAGTGTGCACAACCTGCACCTGACCGACATCGATATCGGCTACTACGACAGCCGCCTGCGCCTGCAGCCACCGGTGCGCCAGCAGCGCGACCGCGACGCGCTGCGCGCCGGTCTGGCCGACGGTGCCATCGACGCACTGGTGTCCGACCACAACCCGGTGGACAGCGACGCCAAGACGCTGCCGTTTGCCGAGGCCGAGCCCGGCGCCACTGCCGTGGAACTGCTGCTCGGCCTGGCATGCACCTGGGCGCAGCAGGACGGCCTGGGCCTGATGCAGGCGCTGACCGTGCTCACCAGCGGTCCGCAATCGGTGCTGGGCGCCAGCCTGGGCACGCTGCAGGCCAGCGTGGGCCGCATCGCGGTGGGCGGCGTGGCCGACCTTTGCATCTTCGACCCCAACGCGAGCTGGACGGTGCAAGCCGATGCGCTGCGCAGCCAGGGCAAGCACACGCCCTTCGGCGGGCACGAGCTGCCGGTGAGCGTGCGCGCCACGCTGGTGGGCGGGCAGGTGGCGCACCAGGCGCTGGACGCGGTCGCGTGA
- a CDS encoding lysophospholipid acyltransferase family protein, with the protein MNRLRASWRALRAIGHVLRGLWIIRTEFGRLTPSQTQLLVREWSRQMLTILGVELVVRGTPPAHGPFLMVANHISWLDILVMNAAHPSRFVSKSDVKSWPLLGSLITGAGTLYIERESRRDAMRVVHHMADRLRAGDILTVFPEGTTGDGRALLPFHANLFQAAITANAPVLPVALSFADSLRGGRHDAPVFVGDTTLVASIWTTLCADGVQAQVLYGEAQPPRGRDRRTWSQDLRAEIERLRGLPG; encoded by the coding sequence GTGAACCGTCTGCGCGCCTCCTGGCGCGCCCTGCGTGCCATTGGCCACGTGTTGCGTGGCCTGTGGATCATCCGCACCGAATTCGGACGGCTCACGCCGTCGCAAACCCAGTTGCTGGTGCGCGAGTGGTCGCGCCAGATGCTGACCATCCTGGGCGTCGAACTCGTGGTGCGGGGCACGCCGCCCGCACACGGCCCGTTCTTGATGGTGGCCAACCACATCTCGTGGCTCGACATCCTTGTGATGAACGCCGCGCACCCCAGCCGTTTCGTCTCCAAGTCCGACGTGAAAAGCTGGCCGCTGCTGGGCTCGCTCATCACTGGCGCGGGCACGCTCTACATCGAGCGAGAGAGCCGGCGCGACGCCATGCGCGTGGTGCACCACATGGCCGATCGGCTGCGCGCGGGCGACATCCTCACGGTGTTCCCCGAGGGCACCACCGGCGACGGCCGAGCGCTGCTGCCCTTCCACGCCAACCTGTTCCAGGCGGCCATCACGGCCAATGCGCCGGTGTTGCCGGTGGCACTGAGCTTCGCCGACAGCCTGCGCGGCGGGCGACACGATGCACCGGTTTTCGTGGGCGACACCACGCTGGTCGCCTCGATCTGGACCACGCTGTGCGCCGACGGCGTGCAGGCGCAGGTGCTGTACGGTGAGGCGCAGCCGCCTCGCGGGCGCGACCGGCGGACCTGGTCGCAGGACCTGCGCGCCGAGATCGAGCGGCTTCGAGGCCTGCCGGGCTGA
- a CDS encoding glutathione S-transferase family protein, with the protein MLTLCGFAASNYYNKVKLALLEKGVPFEEELAWLGQTDKAASPLGKVPYLKTEAGTLSESTVLLEYIEDAYPAHPLMPADAFQKAKVREILRYLELHLELVARNLYGEAFFGGKVSDAAKEKTGAQLTKNVAAFAQLAKFSPFIAGDTFTLADCAAAVHLPLVSSATKIIYGRDYLADLPVGNYLKLVGERATVQKVHAERKANAALMLQRAKG; encoded by the coding sequence ATGCTCACACTCTGCGGCTTCGCGGCCAGCAATTACTACAACAAGGTCAAGCTGGCGCTGCTTGAGAAAGGCGTGCCGTTCGAGGAAGAACTGGCCTGGCTCGGCCAGACCGACAAGGCGGCCAGCCCGCTGGGCAAGGTGCCCTACCTCAAGACCGAGGCGGGTACGCTGTCCGAGTCCACCGTGCTGCTCGAATACATCGAGGACGCCTACCCCGCCCACCCGCTCATGCCGGCCGACGCATTCCAGAAGGCCAAGGTGCGCGAGATCCTGCGATACCTCGAACTGCACCTGGAGCTGGTGGCGCGCAATCTCTACGGCGAGGCCTTCTTTGGTGGCAAGGTGAGCGACGCGGCCAAAGAAAAAACCGGCGCGCAACTCACCAAGAACGTGGCGGCCTTTGCCCAGCTGGCGAAGTTCTCGCCCTTCATCGCGGGCGACACCTTCACGCTGGCCGACTGCGCCGCCGCCGTGCACCTGCCGCTGGTGAGCAGCGCCACCAAAATCATCTACGGCCGCGACTACCTGGCCGATCTGCCAGTGGGCAACTACCTCAAACTGGTGGGCGAGCGGGCCACCGTGCAAAAGGTGCACGCCGAGCGCAAGGCCAACGCCGCCCTGATGTTGCAGCGCGCCAAGGGCTGA
- a CDS encoding DUF2946 domain-containing protein: MLARPFHRRFAAWLAMFAMVCSALAPTVAQAVVASQGGAGWVQVCSASGMVWVQADTAQAADGETLVNASESMADASRHCPWCNLHGAAGLPPASSPQPALALPAQPPRAQAPGAKPATFWPAAPSRAPPLA, encoded by the coding sequence ATGCTGGCCCGCCCATTCCACCGTCGATTTGCTGCCTGGCTGGCCATGTTCGCCATGGTGTGCAGCGCACTCGCGCCCACGGTGGCGCAGGCGGTGGTGGCCTCGCAGGGCGGGGCTGGCTGGGTGCAGGTGTGCAGCGCCAGCGGCATGGTGTGGGTGCAGGCCGACACAGCTCAGGCAGCCGATGGCGAGACCCTGGTCAACGCCAGCGAATCCATGGCCGATGCCTCGCGCCACTGCCCCTGGTGCAACCTGCATGGCGCCGCCGGCCTGCCCCCTGCGTCATCGCCACAGCCCGCACTTGCGCTGCCAGCGCAACCGCCTCGCGCACAGGCGCCCGGAGCGAAGCCCGCCACCTTCTGGCCG